A genomic region of Leptotrichia hofstadii contains the following coding sequences:
- a CDS encoding DUF4132 domain-containing protein produces the protein MARDAMSEDKAVKARMEAVCQEIREFLAGSGELRGRVYRNVLQHVNNPQAREIMEKEGFFETEGGQAFLEYFEYMYRNFPNELIKQLLNFPLKYRIFKMMNFSYEFVKRDFENNLEMKDSRIFLKNCKYFLNYFENLANGYIENYSLYSDSFLLKLGITIIIRNINVKNEEEIKKLDTIFINYIMHKIDKCGMNTIFEKHLDSNGFKEYIRNTKRLDMGRIRKYMEKIFFSVINENNRISQAVFEGTELLVMFSETEFSSTNNNYYYRNKVFGKLEKSFKKYSFSQKQKLYLLINYGMNAVFDNFEHSQKMYELFSETVKESAKNTIELIRDNLNEGRLGYSFLLHFLIKENLIGKREKYELLEKSEDMMIQELKEIFNSKAWRWNERELGNLEFLRRDRDEWGNIKVTCLGIKTGHILASKDKIVFSLLKYSRIYRNVFQFIVNCVSDVELFSNIFDRFHIVYGIKDLRAILDEMWDYNLPISFINEKYFEYIEKSSCNSYNNKIWREFLHEHEEELYRTFRKNAVSEKSVENYVEILYIKNNTFDCSQLPILLTKANRHTAHEIGKILKDRQETREEVEKLLKNGTEEIALETAGSLVRHWNNIQARKDLKNLSDPKGILEYVESLYLPKHEENAVFGSEIDYSSVKMADGNGKIPEKLLKLYISEYILSNDIKLIEVCTKIEKIAHKGDLRKFVEKIFEKWKELRFNPKYKNLFIPMILTANMKQLNGISVIIDMLVSEYNKAAVAAYAIRALSLREEAKETGILIKSFITNYKDKRIKSAAYEALAMIAENKGISRDELNDILVPDFGFQIDRTRILDYGTKKIKIELSVLSDVYGINIYDEKGKMLNMLPKASKKIGDVESIAEKYRRELKYIKKQLKEIAVFQGNNLTKALFMQRKWKVKKWMEVFIHNPVMQKFAIQLVWEEVGQDDELISTFRYSGNESFLASDGTEYELDSKNYVKLVYFPEISQKETEKWEENFRKNEIAQPIRQLNMPIYKITEEKQENKEIKGYNVKEFSVNMLRKKSSNLGFEISYGNDGAGYGSHYFDEKTGISILIITSSFLSGEYSKKLKIEKILFLKSDMEICHEKSLESQEIIPMKIKEVPKRILSLACLMAEILTS, from the coding sequence ATGGCTAGGGATGCAATGAGTGAAGACAAAGCCGTTAAGGCGCGAATGGAGGCTGTATGTCAGGAAATTAGGGAATTTCTCGCTGGAAGCGGGGAGCTTAGGGGAAGAGTTTACCGAAATGTTCTGCAGCATGTTAACAACCCTCAAGCAAGGGAAATTATGGAAAAGGAAGGTTTTTTTGAAACTGAGGGCGGACAGGCGTTCTTAGAATATTTTGAATATATGTACAGAAATTTTCCTAATGAGCTTATTAAACAGCTTCTAAATTTTCCATTAAAATACAGAATTTTTAAAATGATGAATTTTTCGTATGAATTTGTTAAGAGGGATTTTGAAAATAATTTAGAAATGAAGGACAGTCGTATTTTTTTAAAAAACTGTAAATATTTTTTAAATTATTTTGAAAATCTGGCTAATGGGTATATAGAAAATTATTCCCTGTATTCAGATAGTTTTTTGCTAAAGCTGGGGATTACCATAATTATTAGGAATATTAATGTGAAAAATGAGGAAGAAATAAAAAAGCTGGATACCATTTTTATAAACTACATAATGCACAAAATTGATAAATGCGGCATGAACACGATATTTGAAAAGCATCTTGACAGTAATGGATTTAAGGAATATATAAGAAATACTAAAAGGCTGGATATGGGAAGAATCAGAAAATATATGGAAAAAATATTCTTCAGCGTGATAAATGAAAATAATAGAATATCACAAGCCGTTTTCGAGGGAACAGAATTGCTTGTCATGTTTTCAGAAACAGAATTCTCATCAACTAACAATAATTATTACTATCGGAACAAGGTATTCGGAAAATTGGAGAAAAGCTTTAAAAAATATTCGTTTTCTCAGAAACAGAAGCTTTATTTACTTATTAACTATGGGATGAATGCTGTCTTTGACAATTTTGAGCATTCGCAGAAAATGTATGAGCTGTTTTCAGAAACAGTAAAGGAAAGTGCCAAAAATACAATTGAACTTATTAGGGATAATCTCAATGAGGGAAGACTAGGCTATTCATTTTTGCTGCATTTTCTTATAAAGGAAAATTTAATTGGCAAGAGGGAAAAATATGAGCTTTTAGAAAAATCTGAGGACATGATGATTCAGGAACTGAAGGAAATATTTAATTCAAAGGCCTGGAGATGGAATGAAAGGGAATTAGGGAATCTGGAGTTTTTAAGAAGAGACAGGGATGAATGGGGAAATATAAAAGTAACGTGCCTTGGAATAAAAACTGGGCATATCCTTGCCTCAAAGGATAAAATAGTATTTTCACTTTTAAAATATTCCAGAATTTACAGGAATGTCTTCCAGTTTATCGTAAACTGTGTTAGCGATGTTGAGCTGTTCAGCAACATATTTGACAGATTTCATATAGTTTATGGAATAAAGGACTTGCGAGCCATACTTGATGAAATGTGGGATTATAATCTTCCCATCAGCTTCATAAATGAAAAATATTTTGAATATATTGAAAAATCAAGCTGTAACAGCTATAATAATAAAATATGGAGAGAATTTCTTCATGAACATGAGGAAGAGCTGTACAGAACTTTCCGAAAGAATGCGGTTTCGGAAAAAAGCGTGGAAAATTATGTGGAAATTCTTTATATTAAAAATAATACATTTGACTGCAGTCAGCTTCCTATTCTTTTAACAAAGGCAAACCGGCATACTGCACACGAGATTGGGAAAATTTTGAAGGACAGGCAGGAAACAAGGGAAGAAGTTGAAAAGCTGCTGAAAAACGGAACGGAAGAAATTGCATTGGAAACAGCAGGAAGCCTTGTAAGGCACTGGAATAATATACAGGCAAGAAAGGATCTGAAAAATCTGTCAGATCCAAAAGGAATCCTTGAATACGTTGAAAGCCTGTATCTTCCAAAGCATGAAGAAAATGCAGTATTTGGCAGTGAAATTGACTACAGTTCGGTAAAGATGGCTGACGGTAACGGAAAAATTCCTGAAAAACTGCTAAAACTTTATATTTCGGAATATATTTTATCAAATGATATAAAGCTTATAGAAGTCTGCACTAAAATTGAAAAAATTGCCCATAAAGGCGACTTGAGAAAATTTGTAGAAAAAATCTTTGAAAAATGGAAGGAACTTAGATTTAATCCAAAATATAAGAATCTGTTCATTCCAATGATACTGACTGCCAATATGAAACAGCTGAATGGAATATCTGTAATTATTGACATGCTTGTGAGCGAGTACAATAAAGCCGCGGTTGCGGCTTACGCTATAAGGGCACTTTCCCTGCGTGAAGAGGCAAAAGAAACAGGAATACTGATAAAAAGCTTTATTACAAACTACAAGGACAAGAGAATAAAATCAGCCGCATACGAAGCTCTTGCCATGATTGCTGAAAACAAGGGGATAAGCAGGGATGAACTGAATGATATTCTTGTGCCTGATTTTGGATTTCAGATTGACAGGACAAGGATACTTGATTATGGAACAAAAAAAATAAAGATTGAGCTTAGCGTTCTTTCTGATGTCTATGGAATAAATATCTATGATGAGAAGGGGAAAATGTTGAATATGCTTCCAAAAGCAAGTAAAAAAATTGGAGATGTAGAAAGCATAGCTGAAAAATACAGAAGAGAGCTTAAATACATAAAAAAACAGCTAAAGGAAATTGCCGTTTTTCAAGGAAATAATCTTACGAAGGCTCTTTTCATGCAAAGAAAATGGAAAGTGAAAAAATGGATGGAAGTATTCATACATAATCCTGTAATGCAGAAATTTGCAATTCAGCTAGTCTGGGAAGAAGTCGGTCAAGATGATGAATTAATCAGTACTTTCAGATATTCTGGAAATGAAAGTTTTTTAGCTTCTGATGGCACAGAATATGAACTTGACAGCAAAAATTATGTAAAACTTGTTTATTTTCCTGAAATTTCTCAAAAGGAAACAGAAAAATGGGAAGAAAATTTTAGAAAAAATGAAATTGCGCAGCCAATAAGACAGCTGAACATGCCTATTTATAAAATCACAGAAGAAAAACAGGAAAATAAAGAAATTAAAGGTTATAATGTAAAGGAATTTTCTGTAAACATGCTCAGAAAGAAAAGTTCAAATTTAGGTTTTGAAATTAGCTATGGAAATGACGGGGCAGGTTATGGAAGCCATTATTTTGACGAAAAAACTGGAATAAGCATATTAATTATAACAAGTTCATTTCTTTCAGGGGAATATTCAAAAAAACTGAAAATAGAAAAAATATTATTTCTAAAATCTGATATGGAAATATGTCATGAAAAGTCCCTTGAGAGTCAGGAAATAATCCCCATGAAGATAAAAGAAGTTCCAAAAAGGATATTAAGCCTGGCATGTCTTATGGCTGAAATTTTAACCAGCTAG
- the cbiE gene encoding precorrin-6y C5,15-methyltransferase (decarboxylating) subunit CbiE, with amino-acid sequence MKNKINVLGLGPGNLDYTLPIVLKEIMESEIIIGGKRHIESLGKYAENKEYCYINADLQRVLDFIEQNRDKKMSLILSGDTGFYSMLTFMRKHFKANELNVIPGISSVQYMFAKVSSYWNDAFVSSVHGRNTEYVEKLREYGKIGLLTDKKNTPQRIAEEVVKAGMTEATIYVGENLSYENEKIWEMPVKEMMEYERDFEMNVVLVFLQD; translated from the coding sequence ATGAAAAATAAAATAAATGTACTTGGATTAGGTCCTGGAAATTTGGACTATACTTTGCCCATTGTATTAAAGGAAATTATGGAATCAGAAATAATAATCGGTGGAAAACGTCATATCGAGAGTCTTGGGAAATATGCTGAAAATAAGGAATATTGTTATATTAATGCTGATTTGCAAAGAGTTTTGGATTTTATTGAGCAAAATAGAGATAAGAAAATGTCATTAATATTGTCTGGAGATACGGGATTTTACAGTATGCTGACATTTATGAGAAAGCATTTTAAGGCTAATGAACTGAATGTGATACCTGGAATATCTTCAGTTCAATATATGTTTGCAAAAGTTTCGAGCTATTGGAATGATGCCTTTGTGTCGAGTGTTCACGGAAGAAACACTGAATATGTGGAAAAATTACGTGAATATGGAAAAATTGGACTTTTGACGGATAAGAAGAATACCCCTCAAAGGATTGCAGAGGAAGTTGTCAAGGCTGGAATGACTGAAGCGACAATATATGTAGGAGAAAATTTATCCTATGAAAATGAAAAAATATGGGAAATGCCAGTAAAGGAAATGATGGAATACGAAAGGGATTTTGAAATGAATGTAGTGCTGGTTTTTTTACAGGATTAA
- the xseB gene encoding exodeoxyribonuclease VII small subunit, protein MAVKKQSYEENIAQIDEILEKLESEELSLDDSISEYEKAIKLIKDSEKLLEAGEGKVMKVLEKNGKVEMEEFE, encoded by the coding sequence ATGGCAGTGAAAAAACAAAGTTATGAAGAAAATATTGCACAAATTGATGAAATTTTGGAAAAATTGGAAAGTGAGGAATTATCACTAGATGATTCAATTTCTGAATATGAGAAAGCAATTAAACTTATTAAAGATTCCGAGAAATTGCTTGAAGCTGGGGAAGGGAAAGTTATGAAGGTACTTGAAAAAAATGGAAAAGTGGAAATGGAAGAATTTGAATAA
- the rsmD gene encoding 16S rRNA (guanine(966)-N(2))-methyltransferase RsmD codes for MRIVAGTLKNRRIKSREGRETRPTLERIKEAIFSIIGEKVVDAKFLDLYSGTGNVSFEALSRGAKRAIMIEEDKEALRVIIENVNHLGVEEKCRAYKNDVFRAIEILSRKNETFDIIFLDPPYKENISTKTIEKISEENLLERDGIIISEHSTYEKMADKIGNFVKYDERDYNKKVVSFYRFED; via the coding sequence ATGAGAATTGTAGCAGGAACATTGAAAAATAGAAGAATAAAATCAAGGGAAGGAAGAGAAACTAGACCTACGCTTGAAAGAATAAAGGAGGCAATTTTCAGTATAATTGGAGAAAAAGTTGTAGATGCAAAATTTCTGGACTTGTATTCAGGAACGGGAAATGTCTCATTTGAAGCACTTAGCCGTGGTGCAAAAAGAGCGATTATGATTGAGGAAGATAAAGAGGCGCTTAGAGTAATTATTGAAAATGTGAATCATCTTGGAGTGGAAGAAAAATGCCGTGCCTACAAAAATGATGTTTTTCGAGCTATAGAAATCCTTTCAAGAAAAAATGAAACATTTGATATAATATTTTTGGATCCGCCTTACAAGGAAAATATTTCAACAAAAACGATTGAAAAAATATCAGAAGAAAATCTTTTGGAGCGAGATGGAATTATAATTTCAGAACATAGTACATATGAAAAAATGGCGGATAAAATAGGTAATTTTGTGAAATACGATGAAAGAGATTACAATAAGAAGGTAGTTAGTTTTTATAGGTTTGAGGATTGA
- a CDS encoding FAD:protein FMN transferase has protein sequence MMYKVQVRFLFHSDIKIKIPESYDDSVFERLFGILEDVNEKYNSYAENSYIDKINKNSGHFVKVNDETIRILNKIIHLSKIIGGEYDITIMPLIRLWGFYKQAPILPSFDKIKKAKRLVDYKKIIIDKKKKRVKIEKNQEIITGSFIKAYAIEKMVQEMKKIGIKDAIVNAGGSSIIAIDEWGIIAENPEEEKEILRNVDGMPVRITKYGYNGKNEDNDLFEIKIKNTSYSTSNQKNTYLLINNEKCGHIISPRTGFPSQNKQVGIITKSAFFGDIISTGMYNQTPEKFYEIMGKLSEEMEISGFLINKAGKIFYFNMEEYFCGK, from the coding sequence ATGATGTATAAAGTTCAAGTGCGTTTTTTATTTCATTCAGATATAAAAATTAAAATACCTGAAAGCTATGATGATTCTGTGTTTGAAAGGTTATTTGGAATTTTAGAAGATGTGAATGAAAAGTATAATTCTTATGCTGAAAATTCGTACATTGATAAAATAAATAAAAATAGTGGGCATTTTGTAAAAGTAAATGATGAAACCATACGTATTTTGAATAAGATTATTCATTTATCAAAAATTATTGGTGGAGAGTATGACATTACAATAATGCCTCTTATAAGACTGTGGGGTTTTTATAAACAAGCCCCCATTTTGCCGTCTTTTGATAAAATAAAAAAAGCGAAAAGGCTTGTAGATTATAAAAAGATAATTATTGATAAAAAGAAAAAGCGGGTAAAAATTGAAAAGAATCAGGAAATTATAACAGGTTCGTTTATAAAGGCGTATGCGATAGAAAAAATGGTTCAGGAAATGAAAAAAATTGGGATAAAGGACGCAATTGTAAATGCTGGCGGGAGCAGTATCATTGCTATTGATGAATGGGGCATTATTGCTGAAAATCCTGAGGAAGAGAAAGAAATATTAAGAAATGTCGATGGAATGCCTGTAAGAATAACAAAGTATGGGTATAATGGAAAAAATGAAGATAATGATTTATTTGAAATAAAAATAAAAAATACAAGTTATTCCACTTCTAATCAGAAAAATACATATCTTTTGATAAATAACGAAAAATGCGGACACATTATAAGTCCCAGAACTGGCTTTCCTTCTCAAAATAAACAAGTCGGAATAATTACAAAAAGTGCTTTTTTTGGTGATATTATTTCAACAGGAATGTATAACCAGACACCTGAAAAATTTTATGAAATTATGGGAAAATTATCTGAAGAAATGGAAATTTCAGGATTTTTGATTAATAAGGCAGGAAAGATATTTTATTTTAATATGGAAGAATATTTTTGTGGAAAATAA
- the glpK gene encoding glycerol kinase GlpK, with protein MDKKYIIALDQGTTSSRAIIFDKNLNIIEKAQKEFTQIFPQPGWVEHNPMEIWASQRSVLTEVIAQSGISLKDVAAIGITNQRETVIVWDKNTGEPVYNAIVWQCRRTAEICEELKSRELEDYVKENTGLIIDAYFSGTKVKWILDNVKGAREKAENGELLFGTVDTWLVWKLTGGKVHVTDFTNASRTMLFNIKNLEWDKKILKELNIPESMLPEVRNSSEVYGKTRMGITIGEENGTSIPISGIAGDQQAALFGQAGFHIGDIKNTYGTGCFMLMNTGNKCIKSNNGLLTTIAIGIDGKVEYALEGSIFIGGAVIQWLRDELRFFDKASDTEYFAQQVDDNGGVYLVPAFVGLGSPYWDMYARGTIVGLTRGSNKNHIIRAALESIAYQSKDLINAMKEDSGIEINSLKVDGGATANNFLMQFQSNILNTKVLRPEIIETTALGAAYLAGLAVGFWKNKEEIKKNWRLNKEFTPDLPDNLREKYYSHWKKAVEKAKSWEED; from the coding sequence ATGGATAAAAAATATATAATAGCTCTAGATCAAGGAACAACTAGCTCACGTGCAATTATTTTTGATAAAAATCTTAACATTATTGAGAAAGCTCAAAAGGAATTTACGCAGATTTTTCCACAGCCAGGGTGGGTTGAGCATAATCCTATGGAAATATGGGCAAGTCAGCGTTCCGTTCTTACCGAAGTTATCGCACAATCTGGAATTTCCCTAAAGGATGTGGCGGCAATCGGAATTACAAATCAAAGGGAAACTGTAATCGTGTGGGATAAAAATACTGGCGAACCTGTTTATAACGCAATTGTCTGGCAATGCAGACGAACGGCTGAAATCTGCGAAGAATTGAAAAGCCGTGAACTTGAAGATTATGTAAAGGAAAATACAGGACTGATAATTGATGCTTATTTTTCAGGGACAAAAGTAAAATGGATTCTTGACAATGTGAAAGGTGCAAGGGAAAAAGCTGAAAACGGGGAACTGCTTTTTGGAACGGTCGATACTTGGCTTGTGTGGAAATTAACTGGCGGAAAAGTTCATGTTACTGATTTTACAAATGCTTCCAGAACTATGCTTTTTAACATAAAAAATTTGGAATGGGATAAAAAAATTTTAAAGGAACTTAATATTCCAGAAAGTATGCTTCCAGAAGTTAGAAACTCAAGCGAAGTTTACGGAAAAACAAGAATGGGAATTACAATTGGCGAAGAAAACGGTACTTCCATTCCAATTTCAGGTATCGCTGGAGATCAGCAGGCGGCGCTGTTTGGGCAGGCTGGATTTCATATTGGAGATATAAAGAATACTTACGGAACAGGGTGCTTTATGCTTATGAATACTGGGAACAAGTGCATAAAATCAAATAATGGCTTGCTTACAACTATTGCCATTGGGATTGACGGAAAAGTGGAATATGCTCTGGAAGGAAGTATTTTTATTGGCGGGGCTGTTATCCAGTGGCTTCGTGACGAATTAAGGTTTTTTGACAAGGCTTCTGATACAGAATATTTTGCACAGCAAGTTGATGATAACGGTGGCGTTTACTTAGTTCCAGCATTTGTTGGATTAGGTTCGCCATACTGGGATATGTACGCCCGTGGCACAATCGTTGGGCTTACCCGTGGATCGAATAAAAATCACATAATCCGTGCTGCCCTCGAATCTATCGCCTACCAGTCAAAAGACTTGATAAATGCAATGAAAGAAGATTCAGGCATTGAAATAAATTCTCTAAAAGTCGATGGCGGTGCAACAGCAAACAATTTTCTTATGCAATTTCAAAGCAATATTTTAAATACAAAAGTTTTACGTCCTGAAATTATCGAAACAACTGCATTAGGCGCGGCCTATCTGGCTGGACTTGCCGTTGGATTTTGGAAAAATAAAGAAGAAATCAAAAAAAACTGGCGTTTAAACAAGGAATTTACACCAGACTTACCTGACAATTTAAGGGAAAAATATTATAGCCATTGGAAAAAGGCTGTTGAGAAAGCTAAAAGCTGGGAGGAAGATTGA
- a CDS encoding SemiSWEET family transporter, translating to MDKKKINTIVGSIGAFIGIFVFITYIPQIIANIGGEKAQPWQPLTASVSCLIWVIYGWTKEPKKDYILIVPNAAGVILGFLTFITAL from the coding sequence ATGGACAAAAAGAAAATCAACACAATCGTTGGCTCAATAGGAGCATTTATAGGTATATTTGTATTTATAACATATATTCCTCAAATTATTGCTAATATAGGTGGAGAAAAAGCACAGCCATGGCAACCGCTTACTGCCTCAGTTTCCTGTTTAATATGGGTAATTTACGGATGGACTAAAGAACCAAAAAAAGATTATATTTTAATTGTGCCAAATGCAGCAGGGGTAATATTAGGATTTTTGACTTTTATTACAGCACTTTAA
- a CDS encoding polyprenyl synthetase family protein: MLREYLEEKKKIVEGSLIELLANYRNKYPEKLAEAMEYAVMNGGKRIRPVLMYMICNLFEKNNYESYDKVREIAVALEFIHCYSLVHDDLPAMDNDDYRRGKLTVHKKYNEAIGILVGDVLLTEAFGIIANSKSLGDKNKVEIISKLSEYAGFFGMVGGQFIDMESENKKVEIDTLKYIHAHKTGKLLTAAIELPMIALDIEDEKREKMVEYSKLLGIAFQIKDDILDIEGNFEEIGKKSNDAQNEKTTYPSIFGLEKSKKLLQEYLKKAKKIIEDEFENNQLFLELTDYFGNRKK, from the coding sequence ATGTTACGGGAATATTTGGAAGAAAAAAAGAAGATTGTGGAAGGCAGTCTGATAGAATTGCTTGCAAATTACAGAAATAAATATCCTGAAAAATTGGCGGAAGCAATGGAATATGCAGTTATGAACGGAGGAAAGCGAATACGTCCTGTTTTGATGTATATGATTTGTAATTTATTTGAAAAGAATAATTATGAAAGTTATGATAAAGTCAGAGAAATTGCCGTTGCACTTGAGTTTATACATTGTTATTCACTCGTTCACGATGATTTGCCGGCGATGGACAATGATGATTACAGACGTGGTAAACTTACAGTTCATAAAAAATACAATGAAGCAATCGGGATTCTTGTGGGAGATGTTCTTTTGACAGAAGCCTTCGGAATAATTGCAAATTCTAAAAGTTTAGGAGATAAAAATAAGGTTGAAATTATTTCAAAATTATCTGAATATGCAGGATTTTTTGGAATGGTTGGAGGGCAGTTTATAGATATGGAGTCTGAAAATAAGAAAGTGGAAATTGACACATTAAAGTATATTCACGCACATAAAACTGGGAAATTGCTAACTGCTGCAATAGAATTGCCGATGATTGCTTTGGATATTGAAGATGAAAAGCGTGAAAAAATGGTGGAATATTCAAAATTATTGGGAATTGCCTTTCAGATTAAGGATGATATTTTGGATATTGAAGGGAATTTTGAGGAAATTGGTAAAAAATCGAATGATGCTCAAAATGAAAAGACGACCTATCCTAGTATTTTTGGACTTGAGAAAAGCAAAAAATTACTTCAGGAATATTTGAAAAAAGCAAAAAAGATTATTGAAGATGAGTTTGAAAACAATCAATTGTTTTTGGAATTAACTGATTATTTTGGGAATAGAAAAAAATAA
- a CDS encoding ClC family H(+)/Cl(-) exchange transporter: MWKIKKEEGNKMAKDVLHELRDINSLKSRRNNVVLILLCFLVGIFSGIIVGTYTLMLKKMSIFREFFTTNLEFHKIFIGIAVFIIMGLAMQFMLVKYPLISGSGIPQVSGLLTKKVKFKWFGELVTKFVGGILAIGAGMSMGREGPSVHLGALVGSGIKEITKRSEVEEKYLVTCGASAGISSTFNAPLAGVIFSLEELHKFFSPLLLICTLVASGTSNFVSRMILGSQTSFQYNFMLPKDIPYYIFALITVIFCIIITITGKAFSYFLLLIQRHYRKIKINKYVKIALFMIMAYVIAVYFSEITGGGHELIEEMFGKDVILRTLIIILALKFFYTMLCYATGAPGGIFLPMLVIGALTGKVYGGILNQYFAIPSEVIVHFMLLGMAAYFTAVVRAPITGITLILEMTGNFSYLYMLIIVCTITYIFTELLKMEPIYERLYFNMFQKQILEEDEKKRRMQKRFKRLEILEKWWKNKKIEIGIKPDEKNIKDKIVTLLIPVGANSEFDNKTVKELKLPENLLIVSVRKAGKDSIARGDTLIQSGNQLVIITDYTTAQKYAGELKEKGMKIVD; encoded by the coding sequence TTGTGGAAAATAAAAAAGGAAGAAGGAAATAAAATGGCAAAAGATGTTTTACATGAACTAAGGGATATAAATTCACTAAAATCAAGACGGAATAATGTGGTACTTATATTATTGTGCTTTTTAGTAGGGATTTTTTCAGGAATAATTGTCGGAACATATACGTTGATGTTAAAAAAAATGTCGATTTTCAGGGAATTTTTTACAACAAATCTGGAATTTCATAAAATATTTATTGGAATAGCAGTTTTTATTATTATGGGGTTAGCCATGCAATTTATGCTTGTAAAATATCCATTAATTAGTGGGAGTGGAATCCCTCAGGTTAGTGGACTGCTTACGAAAAAAGTGAAATTTAAATGGTTTGGGGAACTGGTTACAAAATTTGTGGGAGGAATATTAGCGATTGGGGCTGGAATGTCTATGGGACGTGAAGGACCTTCGGTTCATTTAGGGGCTTTGGTTGGCTCTGGAATAAAGGAAATTACAAAACGTTCTGAAGTAGAGGAGAAATATCTCGTAACATGTGGAGCAAGTGCTGGAATTTCTTCAACATTTAATGCGCCGCTAGCAGGAGTCATTTTTTCGCTTGAAGAACTGCATAAATTTTTCTCGCCGTTATTGTTAATTTGTACTCTTGTGGCAAGCGGAACCTCAAATTTTGTTTCAAGAATGATTTTAGGCTCGCAAACTTCCTTTCAATACAATTTTATGCTTCCCAAGGACATACCATATTATATATTTGCTCTTATAACAGTTATTTTCTGCATTATAATTACGATTACTGGAAAAGCATTCAGCTATTTTTTATTGCTTATTCAAAGACATTATAGAAAGATTAAAATTAATAAATATGTAAAAATAGCTCTGTTTATGATAATGGCATACGTTATTGCCGTATATTTTAGTGAAATAACAGGTGGTGGACACGAACTTATTGAGGAAATGTTTGGGAAAGATGTTATTCTAAGGACACTCATTATAATTTTAGCTTTGAAATTCTTTTATACAATGCTTTGCTATGCAACAGGAGCACCTGGCGGGATTTTCTTGCCGATGCTTGTAATAGGAGCTTTAACAGGAAAAGTGTACGGAGGAATATTAAATCAGTATTTTGCAATTCCTAGTGAAGTAATCGTTCATTTTATGCTGCTGGGAATGGCGGCCTATTTTACAGCAGTTGTGAGAGCTCCGATTACTGGAATCACGTTAATTCTTGAAATGACGGGAAATTTTTCGTATCTTTATATGTTAATAATTGTCTGCACAATAACTTATATTTTTACAGAATTGCTTAAAATGGAGCCAATTTACGAGCGGCTTTATTTTAATATGTTTCAGAAGCAGATTTTAGAGGAAGACGAGAAAAAAAGAAGAATGCAGAAACGTTTCAAAAGACTGGAAATTTTGGAAAAATGGTGGAAAAATAAAAAAATTGAAATTGGAATAAAGCCAGACGAAAAAAATATAAAGGATAAAATAGTGACACTTTTAATTCCTGTGGGAGCAAATTCTGAATTTGACAATAAGACAGTTAAAGAACTAAAACTGCCTGAAAATCTTCTTATTGTGAGTGTACGCAAGGCTGGGAAAGATAGCATCGCACGGGGAGATACATTAATTCAGAGCGGAAATCAGCTTGTAATTATTACGGATTATACGACAGCACAGAAGTATGCTGGGGAATTGAAGGAAAAGGGAATGAAAATAGTAGATTAA